From Paenibacillus graminis, a single genomic window includes:
- a CDS encoding ABC transporter ATP-binding protein, translated as MNVGATWKRIIGYTRQHRGIAIAAVFCALLSVIASLIGPLLIGWAVDQMTGPGQVDFARVLRLLLLLAVVYLVGSFFGWLLTYYTNRIAYRTVYDLRRELFDKLNVLPLKFHDNHPQGDSISRFVNDMDAVSDGLLQGFSTLLTGVVTIAGAIGLMLYISPVMTLVVLLSAPATFYVARFITTRSQKLFREQAKILGGLNGYVEEIVGGQKVVQAFRYEDHSFAEFSVRNNELYQTGVKAQFYGSLSNPSTRLVNNITFSVIAMIGSALVIGGHFTVGDLSSFLIYSNLFAKPFNEITGVITQLQSATASAQRIFAILDLPPETQDAEDARVLGISQGTITFDQVSFAYSPERPLIRNFSLEVKPGTRVAIVGQTGAGKTTLVNLLMRFYDVDSGSIKLDGTDIRAVTRDSLRRNFGMVLQDTWLYGGSIRDNIAYGKPEATEEEVIAAAKAANAHSFIQRLPEGYATKISGSGDNLSQGQKQLLTIARVMLADPPMLILDEATSSIDTLTEARIQKAFLAMISGRTSFVIAHRLSTIREADVILYMKDGDIIESGTHEGLLERGGHYARLYNSQFAAV; from the coding sequence ATGAATGTTGGAGCAACCTGGAAAAGAATTATAGGTTATACCAGACAACACCGGGGCATCGCCATTGCCGCTGTGTTCTGTGCTCTCCTGAGTGTGATCGCCAGTCTGATCGGTCCACTCCTGATTGGCTGGGCTGTCGACCAGATGACTGGTCCTGGACAAGTGGATTTTGCCCGCGTCCTCCGGCTGCTCCTGCTTCTGGCAGTGGTCTATTTGGTCGGCAGCTTTTTTGGCTGGCTGCTGACTTACTATACCAACCGGATCGCCTACCGGACAGTCTATGATTTGCGGCGGGAGCTGTTCGACAAGCTAAATGTGCTGCCGCTGAAGTTCCATGACAACCATCCGCAGGGAGACAGCATTTCCCGGTTCGTGAATGATATGGATGCGGTCTCGGACGGATTGCTGCAAGGCTTCTCTACACTGCTTACCGGAGTGGTGACCATTGCCGGAGCCATTGGTCTGATGCTTTACATCAGTCCGGTGATGACACTGGTTGTGCTGTTGTCGGCACCGGCAACCTTTTATGTCGCCCGGTTCATAACTACACGCTCCCAGAAGCTGTTCCGCGAGCAGGCTAAAATACTCGGCGGGCTGAACGGATATGTAGAGGAAATCGTCGGCGGCCAGAAGGTAGTGCAGGCGTTCCGGTATGAAGACCACAGCTTCGCGGAGTTCTCCGTACGGAATAATGAGCTGTACCAGACCGGTGTCAAAGCCCAGTTCTACGGCTCGCTGTCCAATCCAAGCACACGGCTGGTGAACAATATTACGTTTTCTGTGATTGCCATGATTGGCAGCGCTCTGGTGATCGGAGGCCATTTCACAGTCGGGGATCTCTCCAGCTTCCTGATCTATTCGAACCTGTTCGCAAAGCCGTTCAATGAAATTACCGGTGTCATTACGCAGCTTCAATCAGCAACGGCTTCGGCCCAGCGGATTTTTGCAATTCTGGATCTGCCGCCGGAAACCCAGGATGCTGAAGACGCGCGGGTGCTCGGCATAAGCCAGGGGACGATCACATTTGACCAGGTGAGCTTTGCCTATTCTCCGGAGCGCCCGCTGATCCGGAATTTCAGCCTGGAAGTGAAGCCGGGCACACGGGTGGCCATCGTCGGGCAGACAGGGGCCGGGAAAACTACACTGGTTAACCTGCTGATGCGCTTCTATGATGTGGACAGCGGCAGCATCAAGCTGGACGGGACCGATATCAGGGCCGTTACACGCGACAGCCTGCGCCGCAATTTCGGGATGGTGCTGCAGGATACCTGGCTGTATGGGGGATCGATCCGCGACAATATCGCATACGGCAAGCCGGAGGCGACTGAGGAAGAAGTGATTGCCGCCGCCAAGGCTGCGAATGCCCACAGCTTCATCCAGCGGCTGCCCGAAGGTTATGCCACGAAGATTTCCGGTTCAGGGGATAATCTGTCCCAGGGACAGAAGCAATTGCTCACCATCGCCCGTGTCATGCTTGCCGATCCGCCCATGCTGATTCTGGACGAAGCGACCAGCAGTATCGACACCTTGACGGAGGCGCGTATCCAGAAGGCTTTTCTGGCGATGATTTCCGGCCGCACCAGCTTCGTGATTGCCCACCGGCTGTCCACGATCCGCGAGGCGGACGTGATTCTTTATATGAAAGACGGTGATATCATCGAGAGCGGCACTCATGAGGGCCTGCTGGAACGCGGCGGCCATTACGCCCGGCTGTATAACAGCCAATTTGCGGCAGTGTAA